In Amycolatopsis sp. EV170708-02-1, the following are encoded in one genomic region:
- a CDS encoding AraC family transcriptional regulator yields the protein MQLRTVATAANEKGVTEPGRPPEPASPLQPAVLQAISSMHARYFDPITLGDLASEVFVSPFHFSRIFTKATGVTPGRYLTAIRLFEAKRLLLTTSLTVSDIVCSVGYSSVGTFTSRFTRAVGMTPTQYRDPEVGELLVALAPHFQRLPTLEALHSAGMGSATMRSGTGTISVRVETPRGAGPASVLIGLFAESIPQCGPVAFGGRANVLSADIEIQNVPEGRWTVIGVAEHAAGTAASSFSVGTLPGRVDITRYGRVHLRMPMRAPRPTDAPMAITLAGGPSSAGNRMTMPAPEYLRAVA from the coding sequence ATGCAGCTACGAACAGTCGCCACGGCGGCGAACGAGAAAGGCGTCACCGAACCCGGTCGGCCCCCCGAGCCGGCGTCCCCCTTGCAACCTGCGGTGCTGCAGGCCATCTCATCGATGCACGCGAGGTACTTCGACCCGATCACCTTGGGCGACCTGGCATCGGAAGTCTTCGTCAGCCCGTTCCACTTCTCGCGGATCTTCACCAAGGCCACCGGCGTCACCCCCGGCCGGTACCTCACCGCGATCCGGCTCTTCGAAGCGAAACGACTGCTGCTGACGACATCGCTGACGGTGTCGGACATCGTGTGCAGCGTCGGCTACAGCAGCGTCGGCACGTTCACCAGCCGTTTCACCCGTGCGGTCGGGATGACCCCGACCCAGTACCGCGATCCCGAGGTCGGCGAACTGCTCGTGGCGCTGGCCCCGCATTTCCAGCGCCTCCCGACCCTGGAAGCGTTGCACAGCGCCGGAATGGGCAGCGCCACGATGCGCAGCGGCACCGGCACGATCAGCGTGCGCGTCGAGACGCCGCGCGGGGCGGGCCCGGCGAGTGTCCTCATCGGACTGTTCGCCGAGTCGATCCCGCAGTGCGGTCCCGTCGCGTTCGGTGGCAGGGCGAACGTCCTGTCCGCGGACATCGAGATCCAGAACGTCCCCGAGGGGCGGTGGACCGTCATCGGGGTGGCCGAGCACGCCGCCGGGACCGCGGCCTCGTCGTTCTCCGTGGGCACGTTGCCCGGCCGCGTCGACATCACCCGTTACGGCAGGGTCCACCTGCGGATGCCGATGCGCGCCCCGCGGCCCACCGACGCGCCGATGGCGATCACCCTCGCCGGCGGCCCGAGCTCCGCCGGGAACCGGATGACCATGCCCGCTCCGGAGTACCTCCGCGCGGTGGCCTGA
- a CDS encoding SagB family peptide dehydrogenase, giving the protein MAETIPLWSLTDDSLVEIGEDGSLVVVTRWGEYEFDRAEPLVLESLRRMALGPVSLANVTSSWEPFEREPDLEGELSWTAEGADALRQALKELGGSVVRSLGLADGRGPLLSVIPVALAPVFAPVEIPPTRPIRLSRFSSLRSDADGMGLESPSARYRVVLSQPWAVHVAATLATAKSVGDIVSTTGIDAAVVGAIVSYLVAAGVVQVAGEHGRFAEDDDPELGLWSPDELSFHTTSRTWRPGGPADLPGLGKPPVVKAATGDGPVHPLYRPDLADRAVTDPTLTTLLENDHTCPEFTEGVLTAEQIGEFLFRGARIRSIGPAHLPNGPAHSASQRPYFSVACLYELELYVSVNRCSGLDRGIYHYDPLEHRLSLVNADEADLDAMLDMAMIGGGNHQRPSALITVTARMPRMASVLGGGAYATTLAHVGALQQTLYLVARAMGLAAHAVPVDAGDRVDRALKLDWPAEVSVGECVLDLPA; this is encoded by the coding sequence GTGGCCGAAACGATCCCCTTGTGGTCGCTCACCGACGACAGCCTTGTCGAGATCGGTGAGGACGGCTCGCTGGTGGTCGTCACCCGGTGGGGCGAGTACGAGTTCGACCGCGCGGAACCGCTGGTGCTGGAATCGTTGCGGCGGATGGCGTTGGGGCCGGTCTCGCTGGCGAACGTGACGTCTTCGTGGGAACCCTTCGAGCGGGAGCCCGATCTCGAAGGCGAGCTGAGCTGGACGGCCGAAGGCGCCGACGCGTTGCGTCAGGCGCTCAAGGAACTCGGCGGCTCCGTGGTGCGCTCGCTGGGGCTCGCCGACGGCAGGGGACCGCTGCTGTCGGTGATCCCGGTCGCGCTCGCGCCGGTGTTCGCGCCGGTGGAGATCCCACCCACACGTCCGATCCGGTTGTCCCGCTTCAGTTCCCTGCGTTCCGACGCCGACGGGATGGGGCTGGAGTCGCCGTCCGCGCGGTACCGCGTCGTGCTGTCACAGCCGTGGGCGGTGCACGTCGCGGCGACCTTGGCGACGGCGAAATCGGTCGGGGACATCGTGTCCACGACCGGGATCGACGCCGCCGTGGTCGGCGCGATCGTGTCCTATCTGGTCGCCGCGGGCGTCGTCCAGGTCGCCGGGGAACACGGCCGGTTCGCCGAGGACGACGATCCCGAACTGGGCCTGTGGTCCCCGGACGAACTCTCGTTCCACACCACCAGCCGCACCTGGCGGCCCGGCGGCCCGGCGGACCTGCCCGGCCTCGGGAAACCGCCGGTGGTCAAGGCCGCCACCGGCGACGGGCCGGTGCATCCGCTGTACCGGCCCGATCTGGCCGACCGCGCGGTGACCGATCCGACGCTGACGACGTTGCTGGAGAACGACCACACCTGCCCCGAATTCACCGAGGGCGTGCTGACCGCCGAGCAGATCGGCGAGTTCCTGTTCCGCGGCGCGCGGATCCGGTCGATCGGGCCGGCGCATCTGCCGAACGGGCCCGCGCACAGCGCTTCGCAGCGGCCGTATTTCAGCGTCGCGTGCCTGTACGAACTCGAGCTGTACGTGTCGGTCAACCGTTGCTCGGGGCTGGACCGCGGGATCTACCACTACGACCCGCTGGAGCACCGGCTCAGCCTCGTCAACGCCGACGAAGCCGATCTCGACGCGATGCTCGACATGGCGATGATCGGCGGCGGCAACCATCAGCGGCCTTCCGCGCTGATCACCGTCACCGCGCGGATGCCGCGGATGGCGTCCGTCCTCGGGGGTGGCGCGTACGCCACGACCCTGGCGCACGTCGGCGCGCTGCAACAGACGCTGTACCTCGTCGCCCGCGCCATGGGGCTGGCCGCGCACGCCGTCCCGGTGGACGCCGGAGACCGCGTCGACCGCGCCCTGAAGCTCGACTGGCCCGCCGAGGTCAGCGTCGGAGAGTGCGTCCTCGACCTTCCCGCTTGA
- a CDS encoding CRTAC1 family protein, with the protein MTATLGWLRKQLAGIVALVLMAGLFVVAQLPTVSTAEADTMASKYAFEPLTIALPEAAKSQSIRTVNKDYEHIRAWISSVGAAIAVNDLDGDKLANDLCFVDPRSDQVVITPTPGKGGDRYAPFALDAAPLPMGKYIAPMGCVPADYNEDGRVDLLAYYWGRTPILFLSKPGATKLEPKAYEPVELVPGNNSKNGEYSGPLWNTNAASVGDFDGDGHQDIFIGNYFPDSAVLDDRVSGGVEMNKSMSHADNAGGKYILRFTGATQGAKPSATFALDDKAIPADSQGGWSLAASATDVDGDNLPELYIGNDFGHDRLLYNKSRPGHVEFAEVKGIRGPNEPKSKVIGNDSFKGMGVDFADLDHDGLYDLYVSNITTSWGIEESHFQFMNTAKDTADLRGRLQGGEAPWVDRSAQAGTAWSGWGWDVKIADYDNSGESVITQATGFVKGDVNRWPQLQELATSNDELLKHPYFWPNMVAGDDVGGDHTLHFWAKSSDGRYTDLAPRLGLAVPVPTRGIATGDADGDGKLDFAVARQWEQPIFYRNVSPGTGSYLNLKLVHDKASADGPLKAAGTAAIGAQVTVVTPDGKKYMDRVDGGSGHSGKRSHEIQIGLGKVTGPVKVHLQWRDLTGQIRTQEVQLTPGDHTFQLGAQAKEK; encoded by the coding sequence ATGACCGCGACCTTGGGCTGGCTCCGCAAGCAGCTTGCGGGCATCGTGGCGCTGGTGCTGATGGCGGGACTGTTCGTGGTGGCGCAGCTGCCCACGGTCTCGACCGCCGAAGCCGACACCATGGCTTCGAAGTACGCCTTCGAGCCGCTGACGATCGCCTTGCCGGAGGCGGCGAAGAGCCAGTCGATCCGGACGGTGAACAAGGACTACGAGCACATCCGGGCCTGGATCTCCTCGGTCGGCGCCGCGATCGCGGTCAACGACCTCGACGGCGACAAGCTCGCGAACGACCTGTGCTTCGTGGACCCGCGCAGCGACCAGGTCGTCATCACCCCGACGCCGGGCAAGGGCGGCGACCGCTACGCGCCGTTCGCGCTCGACGCGGCACCGCTGCCGATGGGCAAGTACATCGCACCCATGGGCTGCGTCCCCGCCGACTACAACGAGGACGGCCGGGTCGACCTGCTGGCCTACTACTGGGGCCGCACCCCGATCCTGTTCCTCTCGAAGCCGGGCGCCACGAAGCTGGAGCCGAAGGCCTACGAGCCGGTGGAACTGGTGCCGGGCAACAACTCCAAGAACGGCGAGTACTCGGGTCCACTGTGGAACACCAACGCCGCCTCGGTCGGTGACTTCGACGGCGACGGCCACCAGGACATCTTCATCGGCAACTACTTCCCCGACAGCGCGGTGCTGGACGACCGCGTCTCCGGCGGGGTCGAGATGAACAAGTCGATGTCGCACGCCGACAACGCCGGCGGCAAGTACATCCTGCGGTTCACCGGCGCCACCCAGGGCGCGAAGCCGAGCGCGACCTTCGCCCTCGACGACAAGGCCATCCCGGCCGACTCCCAGGGCGGCTGGTCGCTGGCGGCCAGCGCCACCGACGTCGACGGGGACAACCTGCCGGAGCTCTACATCGGCAACGACTTCGGTCACGACCGGCTGCTGTACAACAAGTCCCGCCCCGGTCACGTCGAATTCGCCGAGGTGAAGGGCATTCGCGGGCCCAACGAGCCGAAGTCCAAGGTGATCGGCAACGACTCCTTCAAGGGCATGGGCGTCGACTTCGCCGACCTCGACCACGACGGTCTCTACGACCTGTACGTCAGCAACATCACGACGTCCTGGGGTATCGAGGAAAGCCACTTCCAGTTCATGAACACCGCCAAGGACACCGCGGATCTGCGTGGCCGTCTGCAGGGCGGCGAGGCGCCGTGGGTGGACCGCAGCGCGCAGGCGGGCACCGCCTGGTCCGGCTGGGGCTGGGACGTCAAGATCGCCGACTACGACAACAGCGGCGAATCGGTGATCACCCAGGCGACCGGTTTCGTCAAGGGCGACGTCAACCGCTGGCCGCAGCTGCAGGAGCTGGCGACGTCGAACGACGAACTGCTGAAGCACCCGTACTTCTGGCCGAACATGGTCGCGGGTGACGACGTCGGCGGCGACCACACGCTGCACTTCTGGGCCAAGAGCTCCGACGGCCGCTACACCGACCTGGCCCCGCGCCTCGGTCTCGCGGTCCCGGTGCCCACCCGCGGTATCGCCACCGGTGACGCCGACGGCGACGGCAAGCTCGATTTCGCCGTGGCCCGCCAGTGGGAGCAGCCGATCTTCTACCGCAACGTCAGCCCCGGCACCGGGTCCTACCTGAACCTGAAGCTGGTGCACGACAAGGCTTCGGCGGACGGCCCGCTGAAGGCGGCGGGTACCGCGGCGATCGGCGCGCAGGTCACCGTCGTCACCCCCGACGGCAAGAAGTACATGGACCGCGTCGACGGCGGCAGCGGCCACTCCGGCAAGCGCAGCCACGAGATCCAGATCGGGCTGGGCAAGGTCACCGGGCCGGTGAAGGTCCACCTGCAGTGGCGCGACCTGACCGGGCAGATCCGCACGCAGGAAGTCCAGCTGACCCCGGGCGACCACACGTTCCAGCTCGGCGCTCAGGCTAAGGAGAAATGA
- a CDS encoding carboxymuconolactone decarboxylase family protein, producing MAPALVRLALRRAIREVRYVRPVPFGRATGLVRDVYRRLERDFGMLAPPVALHSPSPAVLAASWVMLRESLVAAGETSRADREIVATLVSRGNSCPYCVEVHGMALESLGRSSEAAAIAEGRPVADPLAGPLSPGARSELTAVAFTFHYLNRVVSVFLGPSPLPSSVPDSARAKAKAVLGRFLRPVTGASPGESLDLLPVGSRDFAWAAGNPVVEDAFSRVSSVFDALAVPSVVREVVDRELSTWDCSPPGLSRSWVDAFDDPAVRLALVVAKAPYQVDDALVAAAGLGDRELVELVGWASFTAAARAVSLSSVRAVEGKAESTAD from the coding sequence ATGGCACCCGCGCTGGTGAGGCTCGCGCTGCGGCGCGCGATACGCGAAGTCCGGTACGTCCGGCCGGTTCCCTTCGGCCGGGCGACCGGGCTCGTGCGCGACGTCTACAGACGGCTGGAACGCGACTTCGGGATGCTGGCCCCGCCGGTCGCGCTGCATTCGCCGTCGCCGGCGGTACTCGCGGCGAGCTGGGTGATGCTGCGGGAGTCGCTGGTGGCGGCGGGGGAGACGAGCCGGGCGGACCGGGAGATCGTCGCGACGCTGGTGTCGCGAGGGAACTCGTGCCCGTACTGCGTCGAAGTCCACGGGATGGCGCTGGAGTCGCTCGGGCGCTCTTCGGAGGCAGCGGCGATCGCCGAGGGCCGTCCCGTCGCGGATCCTCTCGCCGGGCCTTTGTCACCTGGTGCCCGGTCGGAGCTGACCGCGGTCGCGTTCACGTTCCATTATCTGAACCGGGTGGTGAGCGTGTTCCTCGGACCTTCGCCGCTTCCGTCGTCCGTGCCGGATTCGGCGCGTGCGAAGGCGAAGGCCGTCTTGGGGCGGTTCCTGCGGCCGGTGACGGGGGCTTCGCCGGGAGAGTCGTTGGACCTGCTGCCGGTGGGCTCCCGGGATTTCGCCTGGGCCGCGGGTAATCCGGTGGTCGAGGACGCGTTCTCTCGTGTGTCGTCGGTGTTCGACGCACTGGCGGTGCCTTCGGTGGTTCGGGAGGTCGTGGATCGAGAACTGTCCACTTGGGACTGTTCGCCGCCGGGGTTGAGCCGGTCTTGGGTGGACGCCTTCGACGATCCCGCGGTCCGGTTGGCCTTGGTGGTCGCGAAGGCGCCCTATCAGGTGGACGACGCTTTGGTGGCGGCCGCGGGGCTGGGTGATCGGGAACTGGTCGAGTTGGTGGGGTGGGCGAGTTTCACGGCCGCGGCCCGCGCCGTTTCGCTCTCGAGCGTGCGGGCTGTTGAGGGCAAGGCGGAGAGCACGGCCGACTAG
- a CDS encoding enediyne biosynthesis protein encodes MTVMAEQTLTAPKSNKTITALRRFAISITIFNIIGYTVLGFEQPYTYPFIALATAYATEVLLEIIGARAQGRDVRFRGNGFKGLVEFLFPAHITGLALNMLTYVNDQVLVMMFGVVVAVGAKWVLQAPVRGRLRHYMNPSNFGITIILLVFPWASIAPPYHFTEQVDSWVGWLIVGIIIVSGTVLNAMLTQRMWLIGAWLITFALQAIIRGWMFDTAIPGALGMMTGVAFVLYTNYMVTDPGTTPSKPASQILFGSGVALAYGFFMVVHVAYGLFLATALVCLIRGMFLWGLHFSKKATEKWEAEQAKSAEVTSLPKPAGKPETETGAVAA; translated from the coding sequence ATGACCGTCATGGCTGAGCAGACACTCACGGCACCGAAGAGCAACAAGACGATCACGGCGCTGCGCCGGTTCGCGATCTCGATCACGATCTTCAACATCATCGGTTACACCGTGCTCGGTTTCGAGCAGCCCTACACCTATCCGTTCATCGCGCTGGCCACGGCGTACGCCACGGAAGTCCTGCTGGAGATCATCGGGGCCCGCGCCCAGGGGCGTGACGTCCGCTTCCGGGGCAACGGTTTCAAGGGACTGGTGGAGTTCCTCTTCCCGGCGCATATCACCGGTCTCGCGCTGAACATGCTCACCTACGTCAACGACCAGGTGCTGGTCATGATGTTCGGCGTGGTGGTCGCCGTCGGCGCCAAGTGGGTCCTGCAGGCCCCGGTGCGCGGCAGGCTCCGCCACTACATGAACCCGTCGAACTTCGGCATCACGATCATCCTGCTGGTGTTCCCCTGGGCGAGCATCGCGCCGCCGTACCACTTCACCGAGCAGGTCGACTCGTGGGTCGGCTGGCTGATCGTCGGCATCATCATCGTCTCCGGCACCGTGCTCAACGCGATGCTGACCCAGCGGATGTGGCTGATCGGCGCCTGGCTGATCACCTTCGCCCTCCAGGCGATCATCCGCGGGTGGATGTTCGACACCGCGATCCCCGGCGCGCTGGGGATGATGACCGGGGTGGCGTTCGTGCTCTACACGAACTACATGGTCACGGACCCGGGGACGACCCCGTCCAAGCCCGCGTCGCAGATCCTGTTCGGTTCGGGGGTGGCGCTGGCGTACGGGTTCTTCATGGTCGTGCACGTGGCCTACGGCCTGTTCCTCGCCACCGCGCTGGTCTGCCTCATCCGCGGGATGTTCCTGTGGGGCCTGCACTTCTCCAAGAAGGCCACCGAGAAGTGGGAGGCCGAGCAGGCGAAGTCCGCCGAGGTCACGTCCCTGCCCAAACCGGCCGGGAAGCCGGAGACGGAAACCGGGGCCGTGGCGGCATGA
- a CDS encoding cytochrome P450, giving the protein MTPGAESSRAARLAPPGPPRRATFGLLKKLFTDRLALMSDSAEAHGDVVRIAIGPKTMYLVNHPELAKHVLADNAANYHKGIGLQEARRALGDGLLTSDGDVWKKQRRTIQPVFQPKRIARQASVVANEVEGLVKRLRDTEGPVEILHEMTGLTLGVLGKTLLDADLGGFTSLGHSFEAVQDQAMFEAVTLSMVPQWAPLKKQLRFRESRDDLRRIADELVEQRLANPVENGEDVLSRLIATGGTREQMRDELITLLLAGHETTASTLGWAFHLLDEHPEIAAKLRAEADSVLGDQLPTHEDLHRLPYTARVVEEVMRLYPPVWLLPRVAQADDEIGGYHIPAGSDVVVVPFTLHRHPDFWPEPEKFDPDRFDPDRPSGRPRYAYIPFGAGPRFCIGNSLGVMEAVFVLTMVLRDLELRKLPGYDVVPEAMLSLRVRGGLPMTVHTRNRR; this is encoded by the coding sequence ATGACCCCCGGTGCGGAAAGCAGCCGGGCGGCGCGTCTCGCGCCGCCCGGCCCGCCGCGCCGGGCGACGTTCGGTCTGCTGAAGAAGCTCTTCACCGACCGGCTGGCGCTCATGTCGGACTCGGCGGAGGCACACGGGGACGTCGTCCGGATCGCGATCGGTCCCAAGACGATGTACCTGGTGAACCACCCCGAGCTGGCGAAACACGTGCTCGCGGACAACGCGGCCAACTACCACAAGGGAATCGGCCTCCAGGAGGCCAGGCGGGCGCTCGGCGACGGGCTGCTCACCAGCGACGGCGACGTCTGGAAGAAGCAGCGCCGGACCATCCAGCCGGTGTTCCAGCCCAAGCGGATCGCGCGGCAGGCCTCGGTCGTCGCGAACGAGGTCGAAGGACTCGTGAAACGCCTGCGGGACACCGAAGGACCGGTCGAGATCCTGCACGAGATGACCGGGCTGACCCTCGGCGTGCTCGGCAAGACGCTGCTCGACGCGGATCTCGGCGGGTTCACCTCGCTGGGCCATTCGTTCGAGGCCGTGCAGGACCAGGCGATGTTCGAAGCGGTGACGCTGAGCATGGTCCCGCAATGGGCTCCACTGAAGAAACAGCTGCGCTTCCGGGAATCGCGGGACGACCTGCGCCGCATCGCCGACGAACTCGTCGAGCAGCGGCTGGCCAACCCGGTGGAGAACGGCGAGGACGTGCTTTCGCGGCTCATCGCGACCGGCGGGACCCGCGAGCAGATGCGGGACGAGCTGATCACGCTGCTGCTGGCCGGGCACGAGACGACGGCGAGCACGCTGGGCTGGGCGTTCCATCTGCTCGACGAACACCCGGAGATCGCGGCGAAACTGCGTGCCGAGGCCGATTCGGTGCTGGGCGACCAGCTGCCGACGCACGAGGATCTGCACCGGTTGCCGTACACGGCGAGGGTCGTCGAAGAGGTCATGCGCCTGTACCCGCCGGTGTGGCTGCTGCCGCGGGTGGCGCAGGCCGACGACGAGATCGGCGGCTATCACATCCCCGCAGGCTCCGACGTCGTCGTCGTGCCCTTCACCCTGCACCGGCATCCGGATTTCTGGCCGGAGCCGGAGAAGTTCGATCCGGACCGGTTCGACCCGGACCGGCCGAGCGGGCGCCCGCGCTACGCCTACATCCCGTTCGGCGCAGGGCCCCGGTTCTGCATCGGCAACAGCCTCGGCGTGATGGAGGCCGTTTTCGTGCTGACGATGGTCCTGCGCGACCTCGAACTCAGGAAGCTCCCGGGCTACGACGTGGTTCCCGAGGCGATGCTGTCGCTCCGGGTGCGCGGCGGGCTGCCGATGACCGTGCACACCAGGAACAGGAGGTAG
- a CDS encoding GMC family oxidoreductase N-terminal domain-containing protein — MTAYDKTDVVIVGSGFGGSIPAYHLAAGGAKVTVLERGPWLETKEFEHDYLLGSSYTRAFDFVVGDGMSVLGGNCVGGGSVVYFAAMPRAPKFVFERHGSIGRRMWPSALTRDTLEPWYDRVSESLPVSTQDWNDVSYAGGLWAAFCNHSGRTANPAPVAVDNDRCVNCNFMMAGCRFDAKRSLLTNYLPAALAHGAKIRPLHEVQRIERIDDGDYRVHFTIVDDEDYRLQSGSGTIDAKVVIIAAGAGATPVILQRSEAALGTMPHAVGRYFSGNGERLNTAIINEERVREVLGLSREDGKVYEANHIGKGPTVANWDKLDGSLPEYERYSLEQLYFPPGLGTILAQVPDGDEPRWFGVQKKEILKKWASWLTIFLMTEDDNEGVFGAPPPTGNAYRISQQMLGRGPLKYDPTPNTRHGWALADAECKEILEKDGLAKVAPWTNDVVGAYTVHPLASCRIGDDPATSALHPNHELRDHPGIFVTDSASVPGALTVNPAMTIAALAERSVPGIVRALQARGVDVTYGAPAPDGSITGRRAVGKLSLVAGS, encoded by the coding sequence ATGACCGCCTACGACAAGACCGACGTCGTCATCGTCGGCAGCGGGTTCGGTGGCTCCATCCCCGCCTACCACTTGGCCGCGGGCGGGGCGAAGGTCACCGTGCTGGAACGCGGGCCGTGGCTGGAGACGAAGGAGTTCGAGCACGATTACCTGCTCGGCTCGTCCTACACCCGGGCTTTCGACTTCGTCGTCGGCGACGGGATGAGCGTGCTCGGCGGGAACTGTGTCGGCGGCGGCAGCGTGGTGTACTTCGCCGCGATGCCCCGCGCGCCGAAGTTCGTGTTCGAACGCCACGGCAGCATCGGCCGCCGCATGTGGCCTTCGGCGCTGACGCGTGACACCCTGGAGCCTTGGTACGACCGGGTCTCAGAGTCGCTTCCGGTGTCCACACAGGACTGGAACGACGTCTCGTACGCGGGCGGGCTGTGGGCCGCATTCTGCAACCACTCCGGCCGTACCGCCAACCCGGCGCCGGTGGCGGTGGACAACGACCGCTGCGTGAACTGCAACTTCATGATGGCGGGGTGCCGGTTCGACGCGAAACGCTCGCTGCTGACCAACTACCTGCCCGCGGCGCTCGCGCACGGCGCGAAGATCCGGCCGCTGCACGAGGTCCAGCGGATCGAGCGGATCGACGACGGCGACTACCGCGTGCACTTCACCATCGTCGACGACGAGGACTACCGGCTCCAGTCCGGCAGCGGGACGATCGACGCGAAGGTCGTCATCATCGCCGCGGGCGCCGGCGCGACTCCGGTGATCCTGCAGCGTTCGGAGGCGGCATTGGGCACCATGCCGCACGCCGTCGGCCGGTACTTCTCGGGGAACGGGGAGCGGCTCAACACCGCCATCATCAACGAGGAACGCGTCCGCGAGGTGCTCGGGCTGTCCCGTGAGGACGGGAAGGTCTACGAGGCCAACCACATCGGCAAGGGCCCGACCGTGGCGAACTGGGACAAGCTCGACGGTTCACTGCCGGAGTACGAGCGGTATTCGCTGGAACAGCTGTACTTCCCGCCCGGGCTCGGCACGATCCTCGCGCAGGTGCCGGACGGCGACGAACCACGCTGGTTCGGGGTGCAGAAGAAGGAGATCCTCAAGAAGTGGGCCTCCTGGCTGACCATCTTCCTGATGACCGAGGACGACAACGAAGGCGTCTTCGGCGCGCCGCCGCCCACCGGCAACGCCTACCGCATCTCGCAGCAGATGCTCGGCCGCGGCCCGCTGAAGTACGACCCGACGCCGAACACCCGCCACGGCTGGGCGCTGGCCGACGCCGAGTGCAAGGAGATCCTCGAGAAGGACGGCCTGGCGAAGGTGGCGCCGTGGACCAACGACGTCGTCGGCGCGTACACCGTGCACCCGCTGGCGTCGTGCCGGATCGGTGACGACCCGGCGACCTCGGCACTGCACCCGAACCACGAACTCCGCGACCATCCGGGGATCTTCGTGACCGACAGCGCTTCCGTGCCGGGCGCGCTGACGGTGAACCCGGCGATGACGATCGCGGCGCTGGCCGAGCGTTCGGTGCCGGGGATCGTGCGGGCGTTGCAGGCACGCGGTGTCGACGTCACCTACGGCGCCCCCGCTCCGGACGGTTCCATCACCGGACGGCGAGCGGTCGGCAAGCTGTCGCTGGTGGCCGGGAGCTGA
- a CDS encoding DUF5987 family protein, translating to MDSDEQVEVSTLEAYADTIVPGEKRFPDDHAIAGASPGPGAVVAGALELLHTEATGVTVGLPYLAQSLNEHAKVYAKEHDVTLDESLPPFVALSFPDRTALVRSLTAPGHPEKDGWVSLALFCNMSFDSAAHKHTAEAIAEGHPGLLAMGYTAPDEDGLWRFPKFSYRRELARVHPDTTPSGSPA from the coding sequence GTGGATTCGGACGAACAGGTCGAGGTGTCCACTTTGGAGGCCTACGCGGACACCATCGTGCCGGGGGAGAAGCGCTTCCCCGATGATCACGCCATCGCCGGCGCTTCGCCGGGACCGGGCGCGGTCGTGGCCGGCGCGCTCGAACTGCTGCACACCGAGGCGACCGGGGTGACCGTCGGCCTGCCTTATCTGGCGCAGTCCCTCAACGAGCACGCGAAGGTCTACGCCAAGGAGCACGACGTCACGCTGGACGAGTCGCTGCCGCCGTTCGTCGCACTGTCCTTTCCGGACAGGACGGCGCTCGTGCGGTCGCTGACCGCGCCGGGACATCCGGAGAAGGACGGCTGGGTCAGCCTCGCCTTGTTCTGCAACATGTCCTTCGACAGCGCGGCGCACAAGCACACCGCCGAAGCGATCGCCGAAGGCCACCCCGGCCTGCTGGCGATGGGATACACCGCGCCGGACGAAGACGGTCTGTGGCGGTTCCCGAAGTTCTCCTACCGGCGCGAGCTGGCCCGAGTCCACCCCGACACCACGCCTTCCGGGAGCCCCGCATGA
- a CDS encoding DUF1702 family protein produces MRRRMITPDVSETSLDKRGFHKKSPAAQELLETVGEKFLLGYAHAVEARSVGQAEEWLEQIPVKYRGFAYEGAGMGYGMLDGLPGGGRRHIEGFLDGPGEKHDYIIYVGVGWAMARLPRFRWPSAEDFDPLLRWLVLDGYGFHQAYFKTAKYVDGQFQDPDFSWPPGNDGYSLRAIDQGIGRALWFICGTDVDLVADTVARFPEHRHGDLYAGIGLASTYACGVTGDELLKLAEFAGEHRGNLAQGSAFAAEARVRAGLLIPETEVATRAICGLPAERAAAITQEVRPATVVDGELPAFETWRQRIATEVLTSGGAGK; encoded by the coding sequence ATCAGACGTCGCATGATCACGCCGGACGTCTCCGAGACGTCACTGGACAAGCGCGGTTTCCACAAGAAGAGCCCGGCCGCTCAAGAATTGCTGGAGACCGTCGGTGAGAAATTCCTGCTCGGCTACGCGCACGCGGTCGAAGCACGGTCCGTCGGTCAGGCGGAAGAATGGCTCGAACAGATTCCGGTGAAATACCGCGGCTTCGCCTACGAGGGCGCGGGAATGGGGTACGGGATGCTGGACGGGCTGCCGGGCGGCGGCCGCCGTCACATCGAGGGCTTCCTCGACGGCCCCGGCGAGAAGCACGACTACATCATCTACGTCGGCGTCGGCTGGGCGATGGCCCGTCTCCCGCGCTTCCGCTGGCCGTCCGCCGAGGACTTCGACCCGTTGCTGCGCTGGCTGGTGCTCGACGGCTACGGCTTCCACCAGGCCTACTTCAAGACCGCGAAGTACGTCGACGGGCAGTTCCAGGACCCGGACTTCTCCTGGCCGCCCGGAAACGACGGCTACTCGCTGCGGGCGATCGACCAGGGCATCGGGCGGGCGCTGTGGTTCATCTGCGGTACCGACGTCGACCTGGTCGCCGACACGGTCGCGCGATTCCCCGAGCACCGGCACGGTGACCTCTACGCCGGCATCGGGCTCGCCTCGACCTACGCGTGCGGCGTCACCGGCGACGAACTGCTGAAGCTGGCCGAGTTCGCCGGTGAGCACCGCGGGAACCTCGCCCAGGGCAGTGCTTTCGCCGCCGAAGCCCGGGTTCGCGCCGGTCTGCTGATCCCCGAGACCGAGGTCGCCACGCGGGCGATCTGCGGGCTGCCGGCCGAGCGGGCCGCGGCCATCACCCAGGAGGTGCGCCCGGCGACCGTGGTCGACGGCGAACTCCCGGCATTCGAAACCTGGCGACAGCGCATCGCCACCGAGGTACTCACTTCTGGAGGTGCAGGGAAATGA